The Coffea arabica cultivar ET-39 chromosome 2c, Coffea Arabica ET-39 HiFi, whole genome shotgun sequence genome includes the window CTACTGTTGGGAGAATGGAAAATAACTTATTAGTTCTTTATACTAGTTTTTATGTGTGTGTCTACACACACACGCACAGAGATACCTACGTACATACATATAATGTTGTCGAGCcgatatataattttttttttttaaagaagtaACTATTTATAATGTTGGAAAAACTTGATTGCAGTTTTGGAGTTGCAAAGGTCGGATCCACATATGTTTTATTTGCTTCTTTGACCAATCATCTGAATTAAGTTCATGCTGTAGTCCAGTGACTGGTATCATATTCTAATCCCCGTTTATATTGAGAGCTATGCAGCTTACTATGCATGTTACTGCATTAAAATTTTCTCTTAATCACATTTtttgttgggaaaaaaaaattaaatgtcaGATATTAAAGTAGTAACTTTGCCGGAAAGTTGgatcttcaaaattttttttttttttaagttcgtCAAAATCATCAAACAACTGGTTTAATTCTAGGCAtcgttattttttatttatttatttattttttgtgggAATGTGATTTTGGTGTAACATGGCAGTTCCTTTTGGGATTGGGAGTGTCTAGGTTCTTTTGTGAACAATAATGGGAATATGCATTTTTTTTGCTATCCCTTTTCCACAAATTTTGCGTTTTCCTATTTGTTTTTTCCATTGCAAACAAGAAGATTAGAACAGTTGATGCTCCCTTTTGCCTTCAATTGCACTGAGTAAGCAACTAAAGAACGTATTAATTGGGGAAGGATTATTCTTTTGCTCCCAAGAATATTGGGAAAAGGTTGAATCTTTACTTGTTCTAGGTGCTCTGTATTGAAGTGACCTTCAGCAATAGGATTTTTGCTTGACATCTTATGAATTGTTATGTGGCATTAATGATCCTGCTGGTTTATTGTAAGCCAAGAAGAACGAGTTCTTGAAACGGACTTGCACCTAAACTGGCCCCTGTTTTACGCCCCAAAATTAAACCAATCTGCCTTTGGTTCTTATGCCTACGTGCAAGTAAATTCTTCTGCAACGGCTATGAATGCTCAGGAAAAAGAcagagagctttcttttctttttgtgtgTCGCAGAAGATAATCTTGCAGTGATTTGCTCTCCTTTTTTCATCTGAAATAAGTCTAGTGAATGTTTACTGTTATACTGCATAGAAGGGCACGATGCTTACTCAATAATTAGTTTTCCAACTGCAATTTTTGCAGGGATTAATGAGATGACCATTGATCTCAAGGGCAAGAAACTAACAATAATTGGAACAGTTGATCCAGTTGACGTGGCGAGCAAATTGCGCAAATTTTGGCCAACAGATATAATCGCAGTTGGTCCCGCTAAAGAGCCTGAGAAAAAGGAGGAGCCAAAGAAGGAAGAAGCTAAGAAAGAGGAAGCCAAAGAGGAGCCAAAGAAAGAAGAGTCCAAGAAGGACGAACCAAAAAAGGAGGAACCCAAGAAAGATGAAGAGAAACAAGCTCCAGAACCAGCGCCAGTTCAGGTTCAAGTTCCAGTCCCAGTGCAAGTTCCAGTAATGCCGTATCGGCCATATTACCCTCCGATGCAGAGCTCAGTAATGCCATATCGGCCATATTACCCTCCAATGCAGACCTATTATCACCCTAACCACAGCGTGGAAGAGTATCCAAATGGATgtgttatttgttaattttggcAAGACtgttttgccttttcttttcctccctATAGATGGTGTTGTGCTTTATAAATACAAAATTCAGGGCAACACCTGGGCCGTGACAAGGGAAGCTCCTGTGTATAGGTGCGGTTCTATATGTTTGTCTGTGAAGGCGCTGAATAAGAAATTTTGCCAGCTATATTTCAAATCATTAGTTAGACGACGCAACCTTTTAGAGTATGAATACTCAAATTCCCCTACCCAATTCGATGAGGTAGCAAGTAGCTTCACAAAATCCTGTTGATGTTGCCCAGGTTTTGTTGGAAACGCTTGTGATTGGATTCCAAGCTATCCGAACAGGTAAAGTACTTTCTTCACGATCTTTTATTGCTTGCCCTGCCCAAACTTCAAAGGCATTTGACAGActtcttcatgaaaattgaagGGCAGCCAATACTGCTGCAGATTCTTGGTAGATGCTTGATGGTAACAGTGAGCTAGCCACCGTTCAACCATCAAATTGCATGAAAATTATTTCTAGTTTTTCGTGGGAGTTGTACCCATTTGCTTACACGTTAGTGTTAAACGTACACGCATGTGGAGATGGTACTTTTGCCTCGTCAGAGAATAATTGATCCAACTTGCTGGCTGGCTCCACAAGTTGAAGAACATGTACACTTCCatatgcactttttttttttttttttttaaaaaaaaccttGTCTGATTTTACGAAAATTTGGTTGTAAGTTCAAtttcttaaccaaatttatgcacgaAGCCTGATTGATCATATAGGAAATTTTGTGACCATAGGTCCAAAATTCTCCAAAGGACTAGGCAGGCATAAGCTAGGTCCTGGATGTTAAATGAGAGAGACAGCAAGAGTGTTGAAAGTCTCCTGAAGATTTACAGAATGTCAATATGGTGCTAAATGTAGATTAAGCAATTCTATATATGGTGCTCGTCACCTAACTAGTTGTTGCTGTCAACAGCTTTTTGGGCTATTGGGTCATCCCCAAGGCTATAGCTCCCACCTTGCCACTTAAAAGAGGACCCTTGACCTCCCATATTGTCACTTAATTGTGATTTTTACTAAATATGTCACTATCTCTTTCTAGATTAGATTAGAATAGGATATACTAATGTTACATTATCGTTGcgacgacaaaaaaaaaagaaaaaagaaaagaaaaacctaaCTAGCTGTGGCTAGCTTGTGGGGTCTATAACTTAACAAATCATGGTGCTGGAGTTGATTTCAACCTCAAGCTACTAGATTTCGTTTCGGTCCAAGATTGATGAAAACTTACTAGCAACTTTAAGTAGGGAAGATCAGGATCGAAAACACATCTCCCCGTTCCCACCCTCCATACCCTACCCTAGAAGAAGAAGTTGGTAAGAGTACTGGTTAGGTACTTCCACAAAATTACTACTTCATCCCTGAGGGCCAAAATCAGCAGTCCTTTTCACTGACGTGGGATTGCAGGTGTGCTTGAGCTGGAGGAGGGGATTTTTCCAATTAATATTTTGTTCTTTTCGAATTAGTACAACAGTCAGTATCTAAAATGTGTAATTTGCACCTAATTAATATCaaggttcattttttttttgacaccaTGAAAAATCCTGTAAATGACAAATATGGGTGCTGCAGCTGGGAATCTTCTGAGCTATTTTCCTCAATTTCAACTAAAAGGGGAGAAACGAAAGGCACAGGACGTAATTAGTTTCAAGAAGTCGAGAGGGATGAATATTAGTACGTGCCAAAGAGTCCCAAACCACAATTTCAATGGAGGAATATGATAAATGGTCGGAAAGATTTAGAAttaccactttttttttttttttttttgatgaagtGAGTGTTCGGATCAATtcttacggggcccgactaatcccattTCGATCCGGGTAGAGAGATTCCATCTCCCGAACGCGCGTTAACAGCGAGACTCGAACTCTGATTGCCTAAAAGGTCGCCGTACCCTACATAGGAGGAGCGGACCACAACTCCGTGTTTTCCATGGAGAGGGAGAAATTTGCCGGAGGTTCAATCGTGGCATGGTGCAAACTTTGCATAGAAACATCAACCAGCCAATCTCTCTAAGTCCCATCAATTCCTGCACTGCACGTAATATATACGTCAGTCAATTGAATTCTGAAATTCTAGTTTCGCCTCGACCACCCCACATCGATATCATCCGTCTTTATCAGCTTTCCTGTCCTCATTGCATGATTCAATCTCTTCTGTATATTCTGCCTCTTTATTGTACTATCCACATGTTTATATATAAAACTCCACGTCTGTAACATCTCAGCCCAATTGTCTCGTCTGCATGTCTTAGCTCGATGTAGGGTTTCTGGCATTGCTTGGcctatgaaaattttttattattttgtttgtatGCAAATTTTAGCCAGCCAATGAGGTATTATTGTAAGTGGGTTAGAATTAATAATACTAATTTGTCATCAAATTATATGCTTTTGGTGATAATTAACCAGAGGTCACAGCCCCCTTTTCAATATTCAGTATCATCTTCGCGAAAGAAAACACAGGGGAGCTACAGCAATGGTCGGTCGAATAGGTAAGGCAAAAGCATGATAAAGTTGAAATTGAGGACCAAATTCATCAGCGAAATCTTCTTTATGAGTCAGAAATGACACATCCAATACGTGGAAAAActtttgctcaaaaaaaaaaaaaaaattttttttttttttattttgaggaAAAACTTCAGATTCATGTATTGCCTCCAAATGCAGAGAGACGAAAAATTAGCTAGGCTTAATGCGGTGAGTCACACCCTCATTATCAAGGACAAGGACAAGGACATGCAGCTAAGAGAAGAATCCACATCTCTTCCATTTTCTAACTTAAGTAATTTTTGTATACTGTAAAACTCGCACCTGAGAGCTGAGCTAAGACATGCGTCTGATATATTTAGGTAAGAAGCTGGATTGCTGTCTTTTACAGAAAAAATTTTACGTTCTTCtcgaacatatttttcaatcacttttttatttcatatatatcaaatcattacattatattttttcaacaaaaactcTTAAAAATAACAATTCGGACGAACTTTTAGAAGTTGGGGACTTGCTTAGATTTCGTATCCCAATAGTTGTTGATCTCCTCGTCTCTTTTTAACTAAGTTAACCTATTCCAAAGAAAACCTACAGCCACTAACTTACCCCGGCACTGATGACACAGCAGAGACAACAATGTGCCATTAATTATAGGAAAATGTTAAGTGTCTGTGATGCCGCAAAGGTGTTTCGAGTGCAACACTAATTTTGGCATAGAGATGTACGAGCACAAAGAGTGGTTGGattgatcattttttttaaaaaataagtttttaaatacaatattacagtaatatataataactcaaaaaacatctcatccatacaatatatcaaaatttttaaaaaaattttatagtaaaaatttttcatacatACTGTtattgtaaaattttttaaaaatattcaaaaaatagTTAATCAAAACGGTGGTGTTTCACTGGATTCGACTACTGTGGGTACCGTCTGACTCTACGTATGGTAGATAAAAGAAGTCCGTTGAAACGAGAAATGGACACGTACGGtaaattattaatgcaattggaGTTTGTGATACAAAATGCACAAAGCATGATAGAAGACCCACACGCGCAGCCATTGGGGGATTAATTGGATTCCAAGCATGAAACAATAAAGACGGAAAAGTAatagtaaataataaaaaaaattactggt containing:
- the LOC113733235 gene encoding uncharacterized protein, whose translation is MKKFIFGLDLHDDKEKRKALKTVAALQGINEMTIDLKGKKLTIIGTVDPVDVASKLRKFWPTDIIAVGPAKEPEKKEEPKKEEAKKEEAKEEPKKEESKKDEPKKEEPKKDEEKQAPEPAPVQVQVPVPVQVPVMPYRPYYPPMQSSVMPYRPYYPPMQTYYHPNHSVEEYPNGCVIC